The DNA region ATAGTAAATTCATCTATAGAATTAAGAACCAATGCTATAGCACTCATTCCTATTCCGCCTATTCCTATAAAATGTATCTTCTCTTTCTTTTTTGTAAACATTTATACATATCCATAAAATTTTTTATCTTTATAAAACAAAACAAATAATTTTTAGTTAAAATTACATAAAAAATTGTAATTAATTAATATTAATTTTCTTTATAATATTTGTGGTAGAATACCCATTTACGAAATCTATTAATACGGTCTGTTTAGCATATTCTCTGCCAACAACCTCTTCTATTTTATAATCTCCGCCCTTTACCAAAATATCAGGTTTTATAAATTTAATTAATTCTAAAGGGGTGTCTTCATCAAAAATAACAACATAATCAATACATTCTAAAGCAGATAATACTATAGCCCTATCAGTTTCATTATTTATTGGTCTGCTAGCACCTTTTAACCTTCTCACAGAATCATCACTATTTAAGCCAAGTATAAGTATATCTCCAAGCTCTTTTGCTTTTTGTAAATACTCTACATGTCCCCTATGAATAATATCAAAACAGCCGTTAGTAAATACTATCTTTTTTCCTTCTCTAGCATTCAATATATTTTTTAATTCTTCTAAATTATTAAGTATCTTTTTCATAATCAACAAAGCATAAACAAAACTATTTTGAAATTTTGATATTAATTATATCATAAAATCAATTAATAACAATCAAAATTGAGCAATAATTTAAATTAATTATATTTTTTTAATTATTAGCTCTTTTTTTGGAAGCAAAAAATACTATAAAACCAAATAACAAATATAAAGCAGAAGTAATTATTGCTGTAATTAAATTATCCATAGTAGAACCAATAGCTAAAACAGTATTTAAAATAGGAACAACCAAAAGCCCAGTAACAGACATCAATGAAAAGCCTAAAGAAAACTCACTTAAAGCAGGACTTTTATAATCAGGGTCGCATATTTTAAGAAGCGTCATACCAGTGATGAGTACCCCTGTTAAAGTGCCCCAAGAAATTATAGCTCTCTCAAAAGTATAATCATCTTTAAATAATATTTTAGTAAAATAAAACACTATTAAATATGTAAATACAAATCCAAGCACGCACATAACTATTATTGGAGCCATATAAGTCATAACAGCCTTTATAGGCAAGCTTGTTATAGCAGATACTATAGCAAAGTCGCTTAAAGTACCCATTATTTTAGCCTTTACTTTAGAATCTACACACCAAGATAATTTTAGTTTTTTTATAGCGAAGTTTAATGCAAACATTATTATCATAGCATAAGTCCAAACAGGCAAAACATTAAGCCCCTGTATACCTACTTTTTTTATAAATCCTAATACAATATAAGCAACAGCACATACACTAAATATAATAGCAAGGTGAAAAGTTATAGTCTCTATTGAGCTGCTGAAAAAAGTCTCTCTTCCCAAACTAGCCTGCTTAGATATATCATTATTATAACCCACCTTTGTAGGGTCTTCACTTGATATTTTTTTTACTATATTAGTTTTATTTTTTCTTATAGCAATATTAATAAAAACTATACCAAAAAGTATACCGCCAATAAGCCCAATAGTAGCAGTAGTTAAAGCAACACCCTGAGCAGTTTCTTGTATTATTATAGGAAGTCCAAAGCCTTCAAGCAATTTACCAGTTGAAGCTGCAAGCCCATGACCTCCTGCAAACCCTGCAGAAAGTTCATAACCGAATGTTCTATACATTGGCATATTTGGAGATATTTTTGTAAATAGTATATTTGTAGCATAGCCTATAGCAGATTGAGCCATACTTGCACATTGAAATATAGCAAATAACATTAAAACTTTAGCAGGATAAAGTGATTTTATAGTTTTGTTTTCATTTAAAAACATACCCAAAGGAATGGCCGCAAATATCGGCACAGATAAAATACCTGGTAAAAGAGAATAAAACTTAATATATTCAACTGATATAGAATAATTAGTAAATCTTCCTAAAATCTCTGGTGATATTATGAGTCCTATAAATCCTCCTATTACAGAGGCAGGCAAATATAATTCTTGAAAAAGTTTTACCTTTGCCCTTAAAAAAGTACCTATTAATAATAATATAGACAAGAGTCCCAATGCTTGAAGTAATTGAGTTAATAATTGCGAAGTCATTTTTTTTCCTGATATAATTTTTTATTTAATTTATTGCTTTTAGTTTTTATAATTTCTCTCTCTTCTATTTTTATGTGGTCGCCATAAAACTTTGGAGGTCTATTAAAAAGAATATCGGCAAACATAAGTAATCTTGCACCAACTTCTCTTGGAAATTGTCTTATTCTATATAGTTTTCTTACATTATCAGCACTATAGGCTATAGCATTAATCTTTTTTTCTCTAGCAATAAATACTGCCCTCTCATTGTGAAACGGCTGAGAGACTATAGTAAAATTAGTTAAATCAAAAACCCTATTTGCTCTTAATATAGAATCCCTTGTTCTAAAGCCGGCAAAATCTAAAAATATATGTCTTTTATCAACCCCAAGCTTTATTAAATCTAAACGCATCTGTCTAGGTTCATTGTAAGACCTATGCCTATTATCACCGCTTACTAGTATATATTTTACTTTGCCATTAGTATAAAGTTCATAAGCTGCATCCATTCTAAACTTAAAATACATATTTATTCTTCCGTCAGACAAATATTTACTTGTTCCTAATACCAAAGCAACATCATTATATGGAATCTCTTCTATAGAATCATATATATATTTCTTTGAATAACTAGATACACTAAAATATGATATTAATGCTATAAAAACAAAAATAATAACAAACTCTAAAATAAATTGATAAAAAGAGTAAATAGCTAGTAAAATATAATTAATTATTTTTAAAAATATATTATCATAATTTTTACTAATATAATTAAACTCATAGGCTATTAATTTTATTTTTTTTATATATTTATTTTTTAATCTGCTAAACACCATGCTAAACAATACAAGTTATTATTTTTTTAATATTATCGTAAAAAATATAGGGAACTTTCCTTATAAATAATTCGTCTAATATTACATAATAAAACTCATTAGGATTGTTTATGTTAAAAGCAATATATATATCTATAATATCATTATTTTTACTCTCTTGCAGAGGAGTACCATATCATCATATTGGTCGTTTTGACGGACCTGGTCCTATGCCAGGAGGCCCAGTATTCTTCGATCATTTCTTTGGAGTACATGGAATACTAAATATTATAATTAAAATTCTTATAATTGTTGTTTTAGTTTTAGCTATAAAATATATATACGACAAAAATAAAAACAATAAAAAAGAATAGTTACAAAAATATTTTATCTATTATCCGGGTCAAATCTCTGTAGAAGCCTTATTAAAAAGTATGCTGCCAAAAACATTACAGCACATAAAGCCCACTCAATGCCTTTTGGCATACCAGGGAAAACCTGTATAATAGAACCTAATACAAAACCTGATATTATTAAATAAGATGATTTTACATAATGCTCCATCCAATATTCAAGCAGTTTTGTAGTAAGCACAACTCCTAAAATACAACCTATAGCTAATGGAATTAAATATGGAAAATATAAATTATGAACGGCGTCAATAGTCTCTTTATATATTCCCAAAAGCAAAAACATATATGACACGCTTATACCAGGAAGTATCATTGCAATTGCCACAATTAATCCAGCAACTACAAGTATAGAATACATAAATGTTTCACTTCTATTGCCGTTTCCGCTAAAAAAGCCTTCTGGTATCATTGATATTAAATACACTATAGCAGCTCCCAATAAAATATATACAATACTTAAAAAATCAAATTTATAGGATTTGGTTTTATTGTATACAGTATTAAATCCTCCAAGTGCTGCACCCATAAAAAAGAAAGAAGATACCGTATAATATTTTTCTATTAAGTTTGATAAAGGTTTTGAAATTATCACCATTCCTAAAACAGAGCCTACACAAAAAAATATTAAAAACAAAAAGTTTAGTTTATTTTTTGAAATATAGCTTTCTATTTTTTGAGAAAGTTAGTATACCGCTTAAAGAAGCTATTAATTTATCGTATATTCCAAGTATCATAGCCATAGTGCCTCCGCTGAAACCCGGTACAAGCATTGAAGCTCCTATTATAAAGCCTTTAATAATTGTGTATATATAATTGCCTATAATTTTCATTATTTTTAATAAACCTCTCATCAATTTCTAACTACATAGTTTTTATACTTTATTTTGGAAAGTGATAATATATTAACAAACAATTTTAATCAAGTATTTTTTTTACATTTTATTTACATTTTTTACAATAAAAACATATATCTTTTTATTGTTCTTTATAATATATAATATTACTATTTTTTACATAATATGTGTTAAAATAATAATTAATTATTTTACTTGAATATTTTTTTATATATAAATATAATTATTATAATTTTTATATATAAAAAAATGAAAAAGTTTATATTATTTATAATAAATAAACCTACTACAGTATCTGTTACTTTAGTTTCTATATTTATAATAGGATTTGTAAGTATATCTAAATTAAAAGTAGATTATTTACCGAATATGGAGATTCCTATTATAAGCGTAAAAACAGTATACGAAAACTCTGCTCCGGAAGAAGTTGAAAAAAACGTTACAAGAATAATAGAAAGTGCAATATCTTCAGTAAATAATGTAAAAAACATAAAATCAAAATCAAAAGAATCAGAATCAAATGTAGAAATAGAGTTTAATTGGGGAACTGATTTACAAACTGCAGCAGATGACATCAGAGAAGCAATAGATATGATAAGAAGTGAGCTTCCTGATGATGTTGATAATCCAAATATTTCAAAGTTTTCAAGCGATGCTAGTCCTATAATGGAGATAGCATTTTTTGGTATTGATAATTTAAGTGCATTATATGATTTAATAGACAGCAGAATACTCACATCATTAGAGCAAATTGAAGGAGTAGCACAAACAGAGATAAGAGGCGGACTTAAAAAAACTATTTATGTGGATATAAACCTAAATAGATTAAATGCCTATTTTATAAATATTAATGATATAGTAAAAACTCTTTCTATAGAAAATCAAAATATAGTTGGAGGTCAAACATATGAAGGCGTTTATAAATATGGAATAAGAACCAAAGGAGAGTTTAAAAATATAAATGATATAGAAAATGTAGTAGTAGCTTTAAAAAATAATATATTTCCTGTAAAAATAAGAGATATAGCAAATGTGTATGAATATTATGATGATGAAGCAGAGATAGTAAGGATTAATGGTCAAAAAGCAGTAAGTGTAGCTATAACAAAAGAATCTGGTGCTAATATCATACAAATATCAAGAGATGTAAATAAAAGATTAGAAACAATGGATTTGCCTTATGGAGTATATTATAAAGTATTATTCAATAGCTCTGATACAATCAATAACTCAATAAAAAATGTAATAAGTACAATATGGCAAGGAGCTTTATTTGCAATAATAATTCTTATGATATATTTATGGGATATAAAAAGCGTAATCATAATATCAATATCAATACCCATATCCGTAATAACAACATTTATATTAATGTATTTTTTGGATATATCAATAAATATTATATCTCTTTCAGGGTTAGTTCTTGGTGTTGGAATGATGCTTGATAACTCTATAGTAGTGCTTGAAAATATTTTTATACATAATAAAGATTCTAATAATATAATAGATAATATAAAAGCCTCTGTAAATGGTGCTAGTGAAGTTTCTATAGCAATAACAGCATCAACTCTAACAAGCGTATCCGTTTTTTTGCCGTTTCTATTTGTAAAAGGTCAAGTGGAGCAAATGTTTAGTGATTTATGTTTAACAGTATCAATATCTCTATTAACTTCTCTTTTTGTTGCCATTACAATAGTGCCTTTGCTTGCTTCGAGAATTAAAAACAATAATTTTAAGTTTACAAAATTAGAGTCATTTTTTCAAAATAATATTCACAGCAAAACAGAAAAGTTTTATTTAACACTATTATCATTAGTGATGAAAAACAAAAGAAAATCATTTTTAATTAATATTTTCAGTATTATTTTCTTTGCTAATATTAATGCTTATAAAAATACCCAAAGAAGGATACCCTGTGTCTGATGCCGGCACTATAATATCAAGACTAAGAATGCCTGTTGGTACAAGAGTGCAATTTACAGATTTGTTTATTGACAGAATGGAAGATGATATAGAAAACAGCGTTGGAGAGAATATAGATTATTATGAAACAAGAGTAAGAACAGGAAGGAATGAACATCATGGAGAGGTGAGAGTAAAATTAATAGACAGAGAAAAAGGAAGAGATAAAGA from Brachyspira pilosicoli P43/6/78 includes:
- the rfaE2 gene encoding D-glycero-beta-D-manno-heptose 1-phosphate adenylyltransferase — encoded protein: MKKILNNLEELKNILNAREGKKIVFTNGCFDIIHRGHVEYLQKAKELGDILILGLNSDDSVRRLKGASRPINNETDRAIVLSALECIDYVVIFDEDTPLELIKFIKPDILVKGGDYKIEEVVGREYAKQTVLIDFVNGYSTTNIIKKININ
- a CDS encoding sodium/glutamate symporter — its product is MTSQLLTQLLQALGLLSILLLIGTFLRAKVKLFQELYLPASVIGGFIGLIISPEILGRFTNYSISVEYIKFYSLLPGILSVPIFAAIPLGMFLNENKTIKSLYPAKVLMLFAIFQCASMAQSAIGYATNILFTKISPNMPMYRTFGYELSAGFAGGHGLAASTGKLLEGFGLPIIIQETAQGVALTTATIGLIGGILFGIVFINIAIRKNKTNIVKKISSEDPTKVGYNNDISKQASLGRETFFSSSIETITFHLAIIFSVCAVAYIVLGFIKKVGIQGLNVLPVWTYAMIIMFALNFAIKKLKLSWCVDSKVKAKIMGTLSDFAIVSAITSLPIKAVMTYMAPIIVMCVLGFVFTYLIVFYFTKILFKDDYTFERAIISWGTLTGVLITGMTLLKICDPDYKSPALSEFSLGFSLMSVTGLLVVPILNTVLAIGSTMDNLITAIITSALYLLFGFIVFFASKKRANN
- a CDS encoding SanA/YdcF family protein, with product MVFSRLKNKYIKKIKLIAYEFNYISKNYDNIFLKIINYILLAIYSFYQFILEFVIIFVFIALISYFSVSSYSKKYIYDSIEEIPYNDVALVLGTSKYLSDGRINMYFKFRMDAAYELYTNGKVKYILVSGDNRHRSYNEPRQMRLDLIKLGVDKRHIFLDFAGFRTRDSILRANRVFDLTNFTIVSQPFHNERAVFIAREKKINAIAYSADNVRKLYRIRQFPREVGARLLMFADILFNRPPKFYGDHIKIEEREIIKTKSNKLNKKLYQEKK